A region from the Chromatiales bacterium 21-64-14 genome encodes:
- a CDS encoding alkyl hydroperoxide reductase: protein MNTSPELDSQTTALAAEMNQVKQQFLAGLPDAVKQTMMQAAQKLAASGVGERAVNTGRPAPDFALPNLRGASIRLSRQWTRGPVVLSFYRGGWCPFCNLELAALQRHLPDIRSLGAALVAVSPETPDHSLSTAQKHGLEFEVLSDVGDQAARAYGLVFVLPEALRALYQEWGIDLPAWNGDDSFELPIPATYVIDTGGMVRAAHVSMDYTTRMEPTAILAALRDIRA, encoded by the coding sequence ATGAACACATCACCCGAGCTCGACAGCCAGACCACCGCCCTGGCGGCGGAGATGAATCAGGTCAAACAGCAGTTTCTCGCCGGCCTGCCGGATGCGGTGAAACAGACCATGATGCAGGCGGCGCAAAAACTGGCCGCATCGGGGGTCGGGGAGCGGGCCGTGAATACCGGGCGGCCGGCGCCGGATTTTGCGCTGCCCAATCTGCGCGGCGCATCCATCCGCCTATCCCGGCAATGGACCCGCGGGCCGGTGGTACTGAGTTTCTACCGTGGCGGATGGTGCCCGTTCTGCAACCTGGAACTGGCGGCGCTGCAACGGCATCTGCCCGATATCCGCTCCCTAGGCGCAGCCCTGGTCGCCGTATCCCCGGAAACCCCGGACCACTCCCTCTCCACGGCACAGAAGCACGGCCTCGAATTCGAGGTCTTGAGTGACGTGGGGGATCAGGCGGCGCGCGCGTATGGTCTGGTCTTTGTTTTGCCCGAGGCATTGCGCGCCCTGTACCAGGAATGGGGAATCGACCTGCCCGCGTGGAACGGGGACGACTCCTTCGAACTGCCAATCCCGGCCACCTACGTCATCGACACTGGGGGCATGGTGCGGGCGGCCCATGTGAGCATGGACTACACCACCCGGATGGAGCCGACCGCCATCCTCGCGGCGTTGCGCGATATCCGCGCCTGA